A genomic segment from Ignavibacteriales bacterium encodes:
- a CDS encoding heme-binding domain-containing protein, which yields MKKFIAFIALILIGIQFIPVERTNPPVQSDIDAPANVKAIFKKACYDCHSNETNWAWYTKVAPASFLAVKDVEDGRRHLNFSEWGNYTSKTEKMKDEIWDEVREEQMPPWQYKIFHSDKVLTQEEKDIVRSWATSK from the coding sequence ATGAAAAAGTTTATTGCATTTATTGCATTGATTTTAATTGGCATTCAATTTATACCGGTGGAAAGAACTAATCCTCCTGTTCAATCTGATATTGATGCACCCGCTAATGTAAAAGCAATTTTTAAAAAGGCTTGTTACGATTGCCACTCAAACGAAACCAATTGGGCTTGGTACACAAAAGTTGCACCCGCATCCTTTCTTGCCGTTAAAGATGTTGAAGACGGAAGAAGGCATTTAAATTTTTCTGAATGGGGTAACTATACCAGCAAAACGGAAAAAATGAAAGATGAAATTTGGGATGAAGTGCGCGAAGAACAAATGCCGCCATGGCAATACAAAATTTTTCACAGCGATAAAGTGCTCACCCAGGAAGAAAAAGACATAGTAAGAAGTTGGGCAACAAGTAAATAA